The DNA segment GCGGCTGTCAATTTCCAGACCAGCTTCGCGGTATTGCTCCATCAAATCCACCATCGCCTGCCCGCGGTCACGGGATTCGCCGTGAACATGCTCGAACAGCAGCAGCGAGGTGGCGCGGCCACGATCGAACATCGCGGTGTACGCCGACTGCGCATCCAGCAAATCTTTCTGGCAGAAATCCGTGATGTACAGCGCCAGATCCAGGCGCTGTACGGCGTTCAGTTCCGGCGATTGAGTTACCGCTTCGAGCAACTCCATCTGGTGTTCCCAAAGGTCTTCAGAAGGATAATCCAGCAGTAATCCGATGAGTCGTAAGCTGTTCATTAGCTTTTCCTTTCGGTTTTCGCGCCGATGTCGATGGCATCAATGCGTTTGCTGTTAAACAGGTTGAATTTAGTGTCACTGCCGTGGCAACCGTCGCCGAAGCTGAAACCACAGCCCTTGGCTTCCGGGAAGGCTTCGCGAGCCTGTTCACGGTGGCTGGAAGGCACTACGAAACGGTCTTCGTAGTTAGCGATAGCCAGATACCGATACATTTCCTGCGCCTGTGCCTGTGATAAACCGACCTGCTCAAGCGCGCTGGTGTCCAGCACGCCATCCACCGTTTCGGCGCGTTTGAAATGACGCATGGCCAGCATACGTTTCAGTGCGCGCAGGACCGGTGCGGTGTCGCCCGCGGTCAGCAGGTTCGCCAGATATTCCACCGGAATACGCAGGCTTTCGACATCCGGCAGCACGCCGCTGTGCGGCAATGCGCCCGCGTCGGCAGCCGACTGAATCGGAGACAGCGGCGGGACGTACCAGACCATCGGCAGCGTGCGGTATTCCGGGTGCAGTGGCAGTGCAAGTTTCCATTCAATCGCCATTTTATAAACCGGCGACTGACGGGCGGCGTCCATCACTGACAGCGGAATGCCGTCAATTTCGGCCTGTGCGATAACATCCGGATCGTTGGGATCGAGGAAGATGCTCATCTGGCTTTCATACAGATCTTTGTCGTTCTCGACAGAAGCAGCTTCGGCGATACGGTCGGCGTCATACAGCACCACGCCCAGGTAGCGGATACGGCCTACGCAGGTTTCGGAACAGACCGTTGGCTGGCCTGCTTCAATGCGCGGATAGCAGAAAATACATTTTTCTGATTTGCCGCTCTTCCAGTTGAAGTAGATTTTTTTGTACGGACAACCGGTCAGGCACATGCGCCATCCGCGGCATTTGTCCTGATCGATCAGCACGATGCCGTCTTCGCCACGTTTGTAGATAGCGCCGCTCGGACAGGTCGCCACGCATGCCGGATTCAGGCAGTGTTCGCACAGACGCGGCAGGTATGCCATGAAAGTGTTTTCGAACTCGCCGTACATCTCTTTCTGCATGTTGGCGAAGTTCTGATCGGCAGAACGCTTGCTGAACTCAGTGCCCAGATCGTCTTCCCAGTTCGGGCCGCCGACAATTTTCTTCATGCGTTTGCCGGTCAGCAGCGAGCGCGGACGTGCGACAGGCTGATGTTTACCGTCTTTAGCGGTATGCAGATGCTGATAGTCAAAATCAAACGGCTCATAATAATCATCAATTTCCGGCATATGCGGGTTGGCGAAGATTTTGTGCAGCAGATTGGCTTTGTTACCCATACGCGGCTGCAACTTGCCGTTGATTTTACGGATCCAGCCACCCTTCCATTTCTCCTGGTTTTCCCAGTCGTGTGGATAACCCAGACCCGGTTTGGTTTCGACGTTATTGAACCACGCGTACTCCATCCCTTCGCGGCTGGTCCAGACGTTTTTACAGGTCACGGAACAGGTGTGGCAGCCAATGCATTTGTCGAGATTCAGCACCATGCCGACTTGTGAGCGAATTTTCATTTGGCTTTCTCCTGTACTTTTTTAGGGAGGACTGCGGCCTGCACGAAGTCGTTGCCTTCATCATCTAACCAGTCGATGCGGTTCATTTTGCGCACAATCACGAATTCATCGCGGTTTGAGCCAACGGTGCCGTAGTAGTTAAAGCCGTAAGACAGCTGTGCGTAGCCGCCAATCATATGGGTCGGTTTCGGGCACACGCGGGTGACGGAGTTATGAATACCGCCGCGCTGTTGGGTGATTTCAGACCCCGGAATGTTCACAATGCGTTCCTGCGCGTGGTACATCATGGTCATCCCCGCCGGTACGCGCTGGCTGACTACCGCACGGGCACTCAGCGAACCGTTGGCGTTAAAGGCTTCGATCCAGTCGTTGTCTTCGATGCCCAATTTGGTCGCATCGTCTTCACTCAGCCAGACGATCGGACCGCCGCGACCTAAGGTCAGCATCAGCAGATTGTCGCTGTAAGTGGAGTGAATGCCCCATTTCTGGTGCGGCGTCAGGAAGTTGAGCGCCATCTCCGGGTTGCCGTTCGGTTTCGCGTTCAGCAGCGGTTGCGCGGCGCGGGTGTCGATTGGCGGACGGTAAACCAGCAGGCTTTCACCGAAGGCACGCATCCACGCGTGATCCTGATAAAGCTGCTGACGGCCAGACAGTGTGCGCCATGGGATCAGCTCATGAACGTTGGTGTAACAGGCATTGTAAGAGACGTGTTCATCTTCCAGACCTGACCATGTCGGGCTGGAGATGATTTTGCGCGGCTGAGCCTGAATATCGCGGAAGCGAATTTTCTCGTCTTCTTTATTCAGTGCCAGATGTGTGTGGTCGCGGCCCGTGTTAGCACTGAGCGCCGCCCAGGCTTTTACCGCGACCTGACCATTCGTTTCCGGGGCCAGCGTCAGAATAACTTCGGCAGCGTCAATCGCCGTTTCAATGCAAGGACGCCCGATGGCCGCACCTTCCAGCTTGGTGTAATTCAGCTTTTTAAGCAGATCAACTTCGCTGTCGGTGTTCCAGTTGATCCCTTTACCGCCGTTACCCAGTTTTTCCAGCAGCGGCCCTACGGAGGTGAAGCGCTCGTAGGTGTTCGGATAATCGCGTTCGACCACCATCAGATGCGGCGCGGTACGGCCCGGGATCAGGTCACACTCGCCTTTTTTCCAGTCTTCCACACCGAATGGCTGCGCCAGTTCGGCAGCGGAATCATGCTGGATCGGCAGCGTGACGAGGTCAGTTTCCACGCCGAGATGACCCACGCAAACGCGCGAGAACTCTTTAGCGATGCCTTTATAGATTTCCCAGTCACTTTTGGAGTCCCACGCCGGGTCAACGGCGGCAGACAGCGGATGAATAAACGGATGCATGTCCGAGGTATTCATGTCGTCTTTTTCATACCAGGTGGCGGTCGGCAGAACGATGTCGGAATAGAGACAGGTGCTGGACATACGGAAATCAAGTGTTACCACCAGATCCAGTTTGCCTTCGCCGCCCTGCGTCTGCCATTCGACTTCCTCCGGCATCACACCGCCCTGTACGCCTAAATCTTCTCCCTGAATACCGTGTTCGGTGCCCAGCAGATATTTGAGCATGTACTCGTGGCCCTTACCGGAGGAACCCAGCAGGTTAGAGCGCCAGACGAACAGGTTACGCGGGAAGTTCTGCGGATTGTCTGGTTGCTCAGCGGCGAAACGCACGCTGCCATCTTTGAGTGCCGCTACGGTGAAATCAGCCGGAGACTGTCCGGCGGCTGTCGCCTGCCGGGCGATATGCAACGGGTTAACGTTCAGCTGTGGCGCTGACGGCAGCCAGCCCATGCGCTCGGCGCGGACGTTGTAATCGATCATACTGCCGGTAAATTTGGATTTATCTGCCAGCGGCGAAAGCAGTTCCTGCGGCGCGACGGTTTCGTAACGCCACTGGCTGGAGTGGTTGTAGAAGAACGAGGTACTGTTCATCTGACGTGGCGGACGCTGCCAGTCGAGACCGAAAGCCAGAGGCTGCCAGCCGGTTTGCGGACGCAGTTTTTCCTGACCGACATAGTGGGCCCAGCCGCCGCCGCTCTGACCGACGCAACCGCAGAAGACCAGCATGTTGATAAGGCCACGGTAGTTCATGTCGAGGTGATACCAGTGGTTCATCCCGGCACCCACGATGATCATCGAACGACCGTGAGTTTTATTGGCGTTATCGGCGAATTCGTGGGCGATGCGCTCGATGTTTTGCTGCGATACGCCGGTAATTTTCTCTGCCCAGGCTGGCGTGTAGGCTTTGATCTCATCAAAGCTTTGCGCGCAGTTTTCATCGTTCAGACCGCGTTCAATCCCGTAGTTTGCCAACGTCAGATCATAGACGCTCGCCACCAGACCGGTGCTGCCGTCAGCCAACTGCAGGCGTTTCACCGGCAGTTTGTGCATCAGAATTTCTTCCAGCGCCACGCTGTTGAAATGCTCGCTGACTGCACCGCCAAAGTACGGATAACCGACGTTCACTACGTCATCATGGTTACCCAGCAGGCTCAGTTGCAGGCTGACGTCTTTGTGGTCTTTCCCTTCACGGGACTCCAGATTCCACTGCCCTTTCTCGCCCCAGCGGTAGCCGATAGAACCCAGCGGCGACACCAGCTCACCGGTGTTCTCGTCAAAAGCGATAGTTTTCCACTGCGGGTTGTTTTCCTGACCCAGGTTATCCACCAGATCTGACGCACGCAGCAGTCGGCCTGCGGCGTAGGAGCCGTCCTCGCGCGGTTCGAGCATGACCAGCATCGGCATGTCGGTATAACGGCGCACGTAGTCGGTAAAGTACTGGCTTGGATTATCGATATGGAAGTTTTTGAGGATCACGTGGCCCATCGCCAGTGCCAGCGCGCTGTCGGTGCCTTGTTTAGGGGCCAGCCATTGATCGCAAATCTTGGCGATTTCAGCGTAGTCCGGGGTGATCGCTACTGTTTTGGTGCCCTTGTAACGGACTTCGGTGAAGAAGTGGGCGTCCGGCGTACGGGTCTGCGGAACGTTAGAACCCCAGGCGATAATGTAGGAAGAGTTGTACCAGTCAGCAGATTCAGGCACGTCCGTCTGCTCGCCCCAGGTTTGCGGAGACGCCGGTGGCAAATCGCAATACCAGTCGTAGAAGCTCAGACACAC comes from the Enterobacteriaceae bacterium Kacie_13 genome and includes:
- the narH gene encoding nitrate reductase subunit beta; the protein is MKIRSQVGMVLNLDKCIGCHTCSVTCKNVWTSREGMEYAWFNNVETKPGLGYPHDWENQEKWKGGWIRKINGKLQPRMGNKANLLHKIFANPHMPEIDDYYEPFDFDYQHLHTAKDGKHQPVARPRSLLTGKRMKKIVGGPNWEDDLGTEFSKRSADQNFANMQKEMYGEFENTFMAYLPRLCEHCLNPACVATCPSGAIYKRGEDGIVLIDQDKCRGWRMCLTGCPYKKIYFNWKSGKSEKCIFCYPRIEAGQPTVCSETCVGRIRYLGVVLYDADRIAEAASVENDKDLYESQMSIFLDPNDPDVIAQAEIDGIPLSVMDAARQSPVYKMAIEWKLALPLHPEYRTLPMVWYVPPLSPIQSAADAGALPHSGVLPDVESLRIPVEYLANLLTAGDTAPVLRALKRMLAMRHFKRAETVDGVLDTSALEQVGLSQAQAQEMYRYLAIANYEDRFVVPSSHREQAREAFPEAKGCGFSFGDGCHGSDTKFNLFNSKRIDAIDIGAKTERKS
- a CDS encoding nitrate reductase subunit alpha translates to MSKFLDRFRYFKQLAEPFADGHGQTLNTNRDWEDGYRSRWQHDKVVRSTHGVNCTGSCSWKIYVKNGLVTWETQQTDYPRTRPDLPNHEPRGCPRGASYSWYLYSANRLKYPLMRKKLIQLWREAKLTYSDPVDAWGSIVSQPEKAKEYKAARGRGGFVRSSWQEVNELIAASNVYTAKTFGPDRIIGFSPIPAMSMVSYASGARYLSLIGGVCLSFYDWYCDLPPASPQTWGEQTDVPESADWYNSSYIIAWGSNVPQTRTPDAHFFTEVRYKGTKTVAITPDYAEIAKICDQWLAPKQGTDSALALAMGHVILKNFHIDNPSQYFTDYVRRYTDMPMLVMLEPREDGSYAAGRLLRASDLVDNLGQENNPQWKTIAFDENTGELVSPLGSIGYRWGEKGQWNLESREGKDHKDVSLQLSLLGNHDDVVNVGYPYFGGAVSEHFNSVALEEILMHKLPVKRLQLADGSTGLVASVYDLTLANYGIERGLNDENCAQSFDEIKAYTPAWAEKITGVSQQNIERIAHEFADNANKTHGRSMIIVGAGMNHWYHLDMNYRGLINMLVFCGCVGQSGGGWAHYVGQEKLRPQTGWQPLAFGLDWQRPPRQMNSTSFFYNHSSQWRYETVAPQELLSPLADKSKFTGSMIDYNVRAERMGWLPSAPQLNVNPLHIARQATAAGQSPADFTVAALKDGSVRFAAEQPDNPQNFPRNLFVWRSNLLGSSGKGHEYMLKYLLGTEHGIQGEDLGVQGGVMPEEVEWQTQGGEGKLDLVVTLDFRMSSTCLYSDIVLPTATWYEKDDMNTSDMHPFIHPLSAAVDPAWDSKSDWEIYKGIAKEFSRVCVGHLGVETDLVTLPIQHDSAAELAQPFGVEDWKKGECDLIPGRTAPHLMVVERDYPNTYERFTSVGPLLEKLGNGGKGINWNTDSEVDLLKKLNYTKLEGAAIGRPCIETAIDAAEVILTLAPETNGQVAVKAWAALSANTGRDHTHLALNKEDEKIRFRDIQAQPRKIISSPTWSGLEDEHVSYNACYTNVHELIPWRTLSGRQQLYQDHAWMRAFGESLLVYRPPIDTRAAQPLLNAKPNGNPEMALNFLTPHQKWGIHSTYSDNLLMLTLGRGGPIVWLSEDDATKLGIEDNDWIEAFNANGSLSARAVVSQRVPAGMTMMYHAQERIVNIPGSEITQQRGGIHNSVTRVCPKPTHMIGGYAQLSYGFNYYGTVGSNRDEFVIVRKMNRIDWLDDEGNDFVQAAVLPKKVQEKAK